The following coding sequences lie in one Nakaseomyces glabratus chromosome K, complete sequence genomic window:
- the RPS11A gene encoding 40S ribosomal protein uS17 (CAGL0K11748g~Protein component of the small (40S) ribosomal subunit; expression upregulated in biofilm vs planktonic cell culture), which translates to MSTELTVQSERAFQKQPHIFSNPKFKTSKRTKRWYKNAGLGFKTPKTAIEGSYIDKKCPFTGLVSIRGKILSGTVVSTKMHRTIIIRRDYLHYVPKYNRYEKRHKNVPVHVSPAFRVQVGDIVTVGQCRPISKTVRFNVLKVAAATGKANKQFHKF; encoded by the exons ATGTCCACTGAATTGACTGTTCAATCTGAAAGAGCTTTCCAAAAG CAACCTCACATCTTCAGCAACCCAAAGTTCAAGACCTCTAAGAGAACCAAGAGATGGTATAAGAACGCTGGTCTAGGTTTCAAGACCCCAAAGACCGCCATCGAAGGTTCTTACATTGACAAGAAGTGTCCATTCACTGGTTTGGTTTCCATCCGTGGTAAGATCTTGTCTGGTACCGTTGTTTCCACCAAGATGCACCGTaccatcatcatcagaagAGACTACTTGCACTACGTTCCAAAATACAACAGATACGAAAAGAGACACAAGAACGTTCCAGTCCACGTCTCCCCAGCTTTCCGTGTCCAAGTTGGTGACATTGTTACCGTTGGTCAATGTAGACCAATCTCCAAGACCGTTAGATTCAACGTCTTGAAGGTTGCTGCTGCTACTGGTAAGGCTAACAAGCAATTCCACAAGTTCTAA
- the NSI1 gene encoding Nsi1p (CAGL0K11770g~Ortholog(s) have DNA binding activity) gives MDAPGEDRNSMKTAESNPEKEAISWLYLKNVEEGNQEGNEDKGEDEIGSQIADDDTEVSIAALKAVGIIDKKRKREEREKKKSKKSNKKKRHSKKADDQDAHSNVDPALSGLEMALDVTDNVTKNYNTFSGNEISDEISHQFSKSNGKVGISLSENGTNTFSYADGINTTNNDQSIKDTEKNYNDISNKNKEKIANRSVPSTIKGAGELDDAFLEKGIIDSKVLKPLTDKLDSSDGILSSSLQSAGRGFDAEEDAKLDAYINEYQKMNSFTREQLCDRIWNNNGQRDDFWKTICKILPYRTRSSLYKHVRRRYHIFEQRGKWTREEDEILAKLCLEKEGQWSVIGKEMGRMPEDVRDRWRNYIKCGEKRASQKWTAEEETKLKEVIGTMFKEAAEYHQKRETEMDGIHDGIIDAEDKNNHLLTRGPKGRVLNDKPGFNEVINWTVVSERMGGTRSRIQCRYKWNKMIKDEALSKVKNVTDEEGRWLLKTLQNHNYTHQSHIDWNSIATEQPESNKWSPLELRLCYEKLREPIDNIKNKTVTAICTELLSKE, from the coding sequence ATGGATGCTCCCGGTGAGGACAGGAACAGTATGAAAACAGCAGAGAGCAATCCTGAAAAGGAGGCGATTAGCTGGCTATACCTGAAGAATGTTGAAGAAGGCAATCAGGAAGGTAATGAGGACAAAGGTGAGGATGAAATCGGCAGTCAGATTGCTGACGATGACACAGAGGTTAGTATTGCTGCTTTGAAAGCTGTTGGCATCATagataagaaaagaaaaagggaAGAGCgtgaaaagaagaagagtaaGAAGagcaacaagaaaaaacGCCATTCAAAGAAGGCTGATGACCAAGACGCGCATAGCAATGTTGATCCAGCATTATCCGGGCTAGAGATGGCCTTGGATGTCACTGATAATGTTACCAAAAACTATAACACATTCAGTGGTAATGAGATCAGTGATGAGATCAGTCACCAATTCTCCAAGAGCAATGGCAAAGTCGGTATATCACTTTCAGAAAATGGTACTAATACATTTTCCTATGCAGATGGAATTAATACGACAAATAATGATCAATCAATTAAGGATACAGAAAAAAACTATAATGACATcagtaataaaaataaagaaaagattgcGAATAGAAGTGTACCCTCTACCATAAAAGGTGCAGGCGAACTGGATGATGCATTTTTGGAAAAGGGAATCATTGACAGCAAAGTTCTAAAGCCATTGACAGATAAATTGGATTCATCAGATGGTATTCTGAGTTCATCACTACAATCCGCTGGCAGAGGTTTTGATGCAGAAGAAGACGCTAAACTTGACGCTTATATCAATGAATATCAGAAAATGAATTCCTTCACACGCGAACAGCTCTGTGACAGAATATGGAATAATAATGGTCAAAGGGATGACTTTTGGAAAACCATTTGTAAAATTTTGCCATACAGAACCAGATCATCTTTGTACAAACACgttagaagaagatatcatatttttgaacAAAGAGGTAAGTGGacaagagaagaagatgagatTTTGGCGAAATTGTGTCTTGAAAAGGAGGGACAATGGTCAGTTATTGGTAAAGAAATGGGAAGAATGCCTGAGGATGTCAGAGATAGGTGGAGAAATTACATCAAGTGTGGAGAGAAAAGGGCATCACAAAAATGGACCGCTGAGGAAGAAACTAAACTGAAAGAGGTAATTGGAACCATGTTCAAAGAGGCTGCCGAATATCATCAGAAGCGTGAGACCGAGATGGATGGTATTCATGATGGAATCATTGATGCTGAAGACAAAAATAATCATCTACTAACCAGAGGGCCAAAAGGTAGGGTTCTTAATGACAAACCTGGCTTTAATGAAGTGATAAACTGGACTGTTGTTAGTGAAAGAATGGGAGGAACTCGTTCACGTATTCAATGCAGATACAAATGGAATAAAATGATCAAAGATGAAGCGCTAAGTAAAGTCAAAAATGTTACTGATGAGGAAGGCCGCTGGCTGTTAAAGactcttcaaaatcataaCTACACTCACCAATCACATATTGACTGGAATTCGATTGCTACCGAACAGCCTGAATCTAATAAATGGTCACCATTAGAACTGCGACTGTGTTACGAAAAGCTTCGTGAGCCAAttgataatataaaaaataaaactgtTACCGCAATTTGTACGGAGCTGCTTTCCAAGGAGTGA
- the VPS54 gene encoding Vps54p (CAGL0K11792g~Ortholog(s) have role in Golgi to vacuole transport, ascospore wall assembly, cellular sphingolipid homeostasis, retrograde transport, endosome to Golgi and GARP complex, mitochondrion localization), which translates to MSESSKRGDKEVPANIVVSNTSGKDSVIPSNTPSSSIADDDSSSLNDDLRSVSVSNQVKSSSRISMDSMSVRRSFESTSQFGRPGHGRPFAFDNMRHSGSMDYSPLGNNAIFEVVMNTRRKNWLSYPTVSDIPPITLTKNSLPTEWKEKLDVYRKLINSEYSVFKATNNIKSANRMQQIRQLSDDKLDENDALEDDKEVTSWDTQLKNAGVPDFYMDDNFKLDNPRVFHKVLEGVELQLENFSVSGAEDRVIGYGNLRRNLNDYLDVVENLLIKEISKSSHKFYRTLSEVDDLEVSIKKGLGLLDELSKSLVNVERNEIEVRLAKLKKIFRRRNVEKLEQGLLQVRLIKEKIRECQEIYEKEELQKCLDLTSSINNLIHGDNSDKVVQAWTNEWPFKLLNLKSVPALSECREFITNIAIEIGGKYSLMLCDILIKDIRDYCMKKEGSFTIEYIRTTNKEKEQYNFSEDLRNSIVDYIRKLYSCEELTGAFELYQERTLAELKSILKGYLPQESSKPKSDENIASTSTSAASGSRLAQLIREQTNDEFTNMLQRIFSHEILALRRLYGHQKLLLDISLTEINSVPEPNENQHNMITQLDIRQGINEIIHVIQLRTGKIIAVRRDSTSSIRFNYFLRFYDVCVTFIQECEALSGEFLTKYLSDVLAAQVKSYISQFFPRNSKKLQSMIVNEKWTPAIVNPNIQKSVNDMLTSIDIDPLEWTKLPSLLVNDPNDGEQESGSEQPQQGHRKSVVVGDKTFVASEPLLSTLIYLNELMILSLNLPSIYLPSLERQAYDFLKFFNQTSMNSVAPQGQAIGKTTKNLSIMGESFDCLSEFIDILQKFYQRLGHNFKDYNPYPDTYYNDLRTRYRTASDRLYQAHAPPPPTA; encoded by the coding sequence ATGTCTGAAAGTTCAAAACGGGGCGATAAGGAGGTACCTGCTAACATTGTTGTATCCAACACTTCTGGAAAGGATAGTGTAATACCGTCCAACACACCTTCCTCCTCTATAGCTGATGATGACTCGTCATCTTTGAATGATGATCTCCGAAGTGTCAGTGTAAGTAATCAAGTGAAGAGTTCGTCTAGGATATCTATGGATTCGATGAGTGTCAGGAGAAGCTTTGAATCCACATCTCAATTTGGAAGACCAGGCCACGGCAGACCCTTTGCCTTTGATAATATGCGCCATAGCGGTTCAATGGATTATTCACCACTAGGAAACAATGCCATTTTTGAAGTTGTGATGAATACTAGAAGGAAAAATTGGTTGAGTTATCCTACTGTGTCTGATATACCGCCTATCACATTAACAAAGAACTCATTGCCAACTGAATGGAAAGAGAAGTTAGATGTCTACAGAAAATTGATTAATTCTGAATATTCTGTGTTCAAAGCgacaaataatattaaaagCGCCAACCGAATGCAACAAATTAGACAATTAAGTGACGACAAGCTAGATGAAAATGACGCCCTGGAAGATGATAAAGAAGTCACCAGTTGGGACACACAACTTAAAAATGCAGGTGTCCCAGACTTTTACATGGATGACAATTTCAAGCTGGACAATCCTCGAGTATTTCATAAAGTTTTAGAAGGAGTGGAGCTACAATTAGAGAATTTCAGTGTAAGTGGTGCAGAAGATAGAGTGATAGGATATGGCAATTtaagaagaaatttgaatgatTATTTAGATGTTGTCGAGAATCTCTTAATAAAAGAGATCTCAAAATCGTCCCATAAATTTTATAGAACACTATCAGAAGTTGATGACTTAGAGGTAAGTATCAAAAAAGGCTTAGGACTACTAGATGAGTTAAGCAAATCGTTAGTTAATGTCgaaagaaatgaaattgaagtcCGACTCGCaaaactgaagaaaatattcaGAAGGAGAAATGTCGAAAAACTAGAGCAAGGTTTATTACAAGTTCGGTTAATTAAAGAGAAAATAAGAGAATGCCAGGAGATCtatgagaaagaagaattacaaaaatGCTTAGATCTAACATCTTCAATAAACAATTTGATACATGGTGATAATAGTGACAAGGTTGTCCAAGCTTGGACTAATGAATGGCCTTTCAAGCTCCTTAACCTCAAATCTGTCCCCGCCTTGTCTGAATGCAGAGAATTTATAACTAATATTGCGATCGAAATTGGGGGCAAGTATTCCTTAATGCTATGCGACATCCTAATAAAAGATATCCGTGACTACTGTATGAAGAAGGAGGGCTCTTTCACGATTGAGTATATTAGAACTACCAATAAGGAAAAAGAGCAATATAACTTCAGTGAAGACTTAAGGAATAGTATAGTTGATTATATTAGGAAATTATACAGTTGTGAGGAACTAACTGGAGCATTTGAACTGTATCAGGAAAGGACTCTTGCAGAGCTGAAGTCAATACTTAAGGGCTATCTGCCTCAGGAAAGTTCTAAGCCAAAATCAGATGAAAACATAGCTTCCACGTCAACATCAGCAGCATCAGGTTCGAGATTAGCTCAGTTAATAAGGGAGCAAACTAATGACGAGTTTACTAACATGCttcaaagaatattttcacATGAAATCCTGGCTTTACGAAGACTTTATGGTCACCAAAAGTTGCTTCTTGATATCTCATTAACCGAAATAAACTCAGTACCTGAACCAAATGAAAACCAGCATAACATGATAACTCAGTTAGATATACGACAAGGAATTAATGAGATCATCCACGTAATTCAACTACGTACTGGTAAGATTATTGCAGTTAGGCGTGATAGCACGAGCAGCATCAGGTTCAACTACTTCTTAAGATTCTATGATGTTTGCGTTACCTTTATACAAGAGTGTGAAGCACTATCAGGTGAATTCTTGACCAAGTATTTGAGCGATGTGTTGGCCGCACAAGTCAAGAGTTATATCAGCCAGTTTTTCCCACGGAATAGTAAGAAGTTACAATCAATGATAGTCAACGAAAAATGGACACCAGCCATTGTGAACCCTAATATCCAAAAATCGGTTAATGATATGCTGACAAGTATTGATATCGATCCATTAGAATGGACTAAACTGCCGAGTTTATTGGTGAACGATCCAAACGATGGGGAACAAGAATCTGGGTCAGAACAACCTCAACAAGGACACAGAAaatctgttgttgttggtgaTAAGACATTTGTTGCCAGTGAGCCTCTATTATCGACTTTGATATACCTGAATGAGTTAATGATTCTATCACTAAATCTGCCATCCATATACCTTCCTTCGCTCGAGAGACAAGCTTACgatttcttgaagttcttCAATCAAACATCTATGAACTCAGTAGCTCCTCAGGGTCAAGCAATAGGTAAGACAACGAAAAACTTATCGATTATGGGTGAGTCCTTTGACTGTCTGAGCGAGTTCATAGACATTCTCCAAAAATTCTATCAAAGATTGGGCCACAATTTCAAGGATTACAACCCTTATCCAGACACCTATTACAATGACCTCAGAACAAGATACAGGACTGCTTCTGATAGACTTTACCAAGCACATGCACCACCTCCACCAACTGCATAG
- the REG1 gene encoding protein phosphatase regulator REG1 (CAGL0K11814g~Ortholog(s) have role in cellular response to glucose starvation, protein catabolic process in the vacuole, regulation of carbohydrate metabolic process, response to unfolded protein, transfer RNA gene-mediated silencing): protein MSTNLADYFKNQNASSDKKEDSNKKQLPYNDYDDMGPSVSMAVEAENEDDFKKSTFNLKRTRSMGLLDDFIDPTKKPSEKSSDDEADSKLVDDEPASHGTESYYNEDISHYDHLHEQSASVSPPPADNDNYFIPQDDNDVVVEPERHVDYLSHQWKESEISNSWKYIILKKKKRDVDLVNAARLENASWRTWAKARNHLKTVSPEILNWSKDSDVTWLYGPIVRDQHKNKKNKRKENGDIETDSEHEISIGYGSDDETSKRIPSKGKRSVTPKPILKKRSVTEIIEENAQWKLNEARKHINDMKHASVVMDPNGLKDVHDDYDALAARVNAQYYTTPRSRPGSGAPSRENSESNLHNPPRSSSTTPNYAVADSKSFHSDTPINEQSSVKSGSLVTPIQSPNVVASPAQDIVAPQAKQPLSSILSSKYSEKGTGQEQKKSAPSRHIHFNDRVEQCMALRYPSSDSEVDSDYESNSNNLHQTSSVSPSSAPSNNNIRFVRKGEKGQRNQESKIPESPISDDSVSSPSDDNEDEEDYGGLFINARFSRRSDSTVHSPVTDNSSIGSSVTSRTGVRPIIKLLPATTLNYGSDEESETSDIYNYGNAVSHNVNTSRGYDYIYDYNSVYTGDTSSFLPLDHCDIVDVPEGIGLDTSITESDHTGYDINSPLDKRTNIMIPSPTDTPPFLSKASKSPSSYNSSSDSGKSTPLRQNFLSNENHGYSSSDSEQQFIEDSQLNSSDEDEDSEDSDEDDESDDGLTLKRTVTLGKSGTSTSIKDLNMPNEHNADFIPPVKTRSFITGETIDDATREKNNFISNSSSPGIPLKRNQSSKSFIFNSDSNDEDSSDNTSDSASFFGIETPQPVNHQTNATAKSVSGHKNVIPPSNVGPISSIEVSKNFKIPSNTAPDVASSDVAIKGSFSPRYNSVKSVINKEGILSDKSNSPSPQQSSTNIMSKNNFSHSGTGQSFSDNENPDTNKDLSNESLQKMMQSAKNAASKYLNSWKRPENRREDK from the coding sequence ATGTCTACCAATTTAGCAGACTACtttaaaaatcaaaatgcTTCTTCAGACAAGAAGGAAGATTCCAACAAGAAGCAATTACCTTACAATGATTACGACGATATGGGTCCATCTGTTTCTATGGCAGTAGAGGCcgaaaatgaagatgacttTAAGAAATCAACGTTCAATCTTAAGAGGACGCGATCAATGGGTCTTCTAGACGATTTTATAGACCCTACAAAGAAGCCGTCAGAAAAATCATCCGATGATGAAGCAGACAGCAAATTAGTTGATGATGAGCCGGCAAGCCATGGCACGGAGAGCTACTATAATGAAGATATTAGTCATTACGATCATCTTCACGAACAGTCAGCTTCTGTGTCACCTCCTCCAGCAGATAATGACAATTATTTTATCCCACAAGATGACAATGACGTTGTGGTAGAACCAGAGAGACATGTAGATTACTTATCTCATCAGTGGAAAGAATCGGAAATATCCAACTCATGGAAGTATATCATCttaaaaaagaagaagagagacGTTGATCTTGTAAATGCAGCTAGATTGGAGAATGCATCATGGAGAACTTGGGCAAAAGCCAGAAATCATTTAAAGACCGTTTCACCAGAAATACTGAACTGGTCAAAGGATTCTGATGTTACGTGGCTGTATGGTCCGATCGTCCGTGACCAGCataaaaataagaaaaataagaggaaagaaaatggCGATATTGAAACGGATTCGGAGCACGAAATTTCTATAGGTTATGGTTCAGATGATGAAACATCAAAGAGAATACCATcgaaaggaaaaagatCAGTTACTCCAAAACCTattttaaagaaaagatcGGTAACAGAGattattgaagaaaatgctCAATGGAAACTAAATGAAGCGAGAAAACATATCAACGATATGAAACACGCATCAGTAGTAATGGATCCCAACGGACTTAAGGATGTTCATGATGATTACGATGCTTTGGCTGCTAGAGTCAATGCCCAATATTACACAACACCAAGAAGTAGACCTGGAAGTGGAGCACCAAGCAGGGAAAATAGTGAATCCAATTTACATAACCCTCCTAGATCTTCCTCTACAACGCCAAACTATGCTGTTGCCGATAGCAAGAGTTTTCACTCTGATACTCCGATCAATGAACAATCTTCAGTTAAATCAGGTAGTCTGGTTACTCCTATCCAGTCACCAAATGTTGTAGCATCTCCTGCTCAAGATATAGTTGCACCACAAGCCAAACAACCACTATCATCAATcctttcttcaaaatacTCGGAAAAAGGAACCGGTcaagaacaaaagaaaagtgcTCCATCAAGGCATATTCATTTTAATGACAGAGTCGAGCAGTGTATGGCTCTGCGATATCCAAGCTCAGATAGCGAGGTTGATTCAGACTATGAaagtaatagtaataaCCTTCATCAAACTTCATCTGTAAGTCCAAGTTCTGCTCCTTCCAATAACAACATCAGGTTTGTGCGGAAAGGTGAAAAAGGCCAGAGAAATCAAGAGAGTAAAATACCAGAAAGTCCTATTTCAGATGATTCAGTGTCATCTCCTTCTGACGATAAcgaagatgaggaagacTATGGTGGACTATTCATAAATGCTAgattttcaagaagatcagACTCAACAGTTCATTCACCTGTTACTGATAATTCATCTATCGGTTCATCAGTGACTTCCAGAACTGGTGTACGTCCAATTATTAAGCTTCTTCCTGCCACAACATTAAACTATGGTTCTGACGAAGAATCTGAAACAAGTGACATTTATAATTACGGAAATGCTGTTTCTCACAATGTCAACACATCTAGAGGTTATGATTACATATATGACTACAACTCTGTGTATACTGGTGATACGTCGAGTTTCTTGCCTCTAGACCATTGTGATATTGTCGATGTTCCTGAAGGAATTGGTCTAGACACGTCAATTACTGAAAGTGATCATACAGGGTATGATATTAACAGTCCTCTTGATAAAAGAACCAACATTATGATTCCTTCACCTACAGATACTCCACCTTTTCTGAGTAAAGCCAGCAAAAGTCCATCGAGTTACAACTCTTCCTCTGATAGTGGCAAAAGTACACCATTGAGACAAAACTTTCTCAGTAATGAAAATCATGGTTATTCATCATCCGACTCTGAGCAACAGTTTATTGAAGACTCTCAACTGAATAgcagtgatgaagatgaagactCAGAGgatagtgatgaagatgatgaatcaGATGACGGATTAACATTAAAACGTACTGTTACTTTAGGGAAATCAGGCACTTCTACGTCAATCAAAGATTTAAATATGCCGAACGAGCATAATGCAGACTTTATTCCTCCAGTGAAGACCAGAAGCTTTATAACAGGCGAAACTATAGATGATGCAACACgagaaaaaaacaacttTATTAGCAACAGTAGTTCGCCTGGTATTCctctgaaaagaaatcaatcTTCTAAgagttttattttcaattcagACAGTAATGACGAAGATTCATCTGATAATACTTCTGATTCGGCAAGCTTTTTTGGTATTGAGACACCACAACCTGTAAATCATCAGACAAATGCTACCGCCAAATCTGTATCGGGACATAAGAATGTTATACCTCCTTCTAATGTGGGCCCAATTTCATCGATTGAGGTATCAAAGAACTTTAAAATTCCTTCCAATACTGCCCCAGATGTTGCATCTAGTGATGTTGCCATTAAAGGGTCATTTTCACCTAGGTACAACTCAGTGAAATCTGTCATAAACAAAGAAGGCATACTATCAGATAAATCAAATTCACCCTCACCACAACAATCAAGTACTAACATTATGTCCAAAAATAACTTTAGCCATTCCGGAACTGGCCAAAGTTTCAGTGATAATGAAAATCCTGATACTAACAAAGACCTAAGTAATGAAAGTCTACAGAAAATGATGCAAAGCGCTAAGAATGCTGCCAGCAAGTATTTAAACTCGTGGAAAAGACCAGAAAATAGACGTGAAGATAAATGA
- the RAD28 gene encoding Rad28p (CAGL0K11836g~Ortholog(s) have role in DNA repair) — MNKLAFDRLFENHASSINDALHTGDSLKVYSHCPQRAHLSPGVSTLATDSTSGNLLLSGSYDGSVSLWSLDGKVQDNSLVNKRLEYITRKAHDGTAQNTTHIKSLRPSLHKRQKTQDPRAVRHAARHAGPRAASSPVHAFETRAYKYRMYRQSSSPQGNPLGSTPGTARASPASHLQQAGEPPEEDPHRAHTYGITCLAWYGPDNGIFLTGSNDHAVKLWDTASFEAVKCYNFDTRVNDLHSTSAAQSLIAVATDDYYPRVIDLRQSAADEAGAMQLGAKSLMRDPMLCARFHPTNGQLLATGDAGGNCKLWDLRMVGKPWGNMASMRPGNPGVTVANSGLGSASNSKAHLRSCNALTWSPGGSELVTMGTDGRIYCWSPFQLNAESIVDVSGTATADRQIGPIDLEYTGCRTIGGSTIDPSRNKEQHKYRTSQRLEWFDNYLLVNTDYAEIQIYEIDTGKYLDKISYDYENDLQHTKSKLVKTIKRNKKLIGGMCLQKFIHNGVGLRLYLGTNDGYVVEMS; from the coding sequence ATGAACAAGCTTGCCTTTGACAGGTTATTCGAGAACCATGCCTCTTCAATAAACGACGCGCTACACACTGGCGACTCATTGAAAGTCTACAGCCATTGCCCACAGAGAGCTCACCTCTCGCCGGGCGTGTCCACGCTAGCCACGGACTCCACGTCGGGGAACCTGCTGCTGAGTGGCTCCTATGATGGTTCCGTGTCCCTGTGGTCGCTCGACGGGAAAGTGCAGGACAACAGCCTCGTGAACAAGCGCCTGGAGTACATAACCAGGAAAGCCCATGACGGCACAGCCCAGAACACTACCCATATCAAGTCCCTGAGACCATCGCTGCACAAGAGACAGAAGACCCAGGACCCGCGCGCTGTGCGACACGCTGCGCGACACGCTGGCCCCCGAGCTGCCAGCTCCCCGGTGCACGCCTTCGAAACAAGGGCTTACAAGTACAGGATGTACCGCCAGTCCAGCAGCCCCCAGGGCAATCCCCTCGGCTCCACTCCGGGCACTGCCCGTGCCAGCCCAGCGTCTCACTTGCAACAGGCAGGTGAGCCACCTGAGGAGGACCCACACAGAGCCCACACTTACGGCATCACCTGCCTGGCATGGTACGGGCCAGACAACGGCATATTCTTAACGGGGTCCAACGACCACGCAGTGAAGCTCTGGGACACCGCCAGCTTCGAAGCGGTCAAGTGCTATAACTTCGACACAAGGGTCAATGACCTGCACAGCACGAGTGCAGCCCAGAGCCTCATCGCGGTCGCCACCGATGATTACTACCCGAGGGTGATAGACCTGCGCCAGTCAGCTGCAGACGAAGCAGGCGCCATGCAACTGGGCGCAAAGTCGCTGATGAGGGACCCCATGTTGTGCGCCCGGTTCCACCCAACAAACGGCCAGTTGCTGGCAACAGGCGACGCCGGTGGCAATTGCAAACTGTGGGACCTGCGCATGGTCGGCAAACCCTGGGGAAACATGGCCAGCATGCGACCAGGAAATCCAGGTGTCACAGTAGCCAACTCAGGCTTGGGATCAGCTAGTAATAGCAAGGCTCACTTGAGAAGCTGTAACGCTCTGACTTGGAGTCCCGGAGGTAGCGAGCTGGTGACCATGGGCACTGACGGTAGGATATACTGTTGGTCGCCGTTCCAACTAAATGCTGAGTCAATAGTAGATGTTAGCGGAACGGCAACCGCCGACAGACAAATAGGACCCATTGACCTCGAATATACAGGTTGCAGGACCATAGGAGGCTCTACTATTGATCCTTCGAGAAATAAAGAGCAACATAAATATAGAACATCGCAGCGACTGGAATGGTTCGATAACTACCTGCTTGTCAACACTGACTACGCTGAGATACAAATATATGAGATAGATACCGGGAAATACCTGGACAAAATAAGCTATGACTATGAAAACGACCTGCAACACACGAAGTCCAAATTGGTGAAGACTATAAAACGAAACAAGAAACTGATTGGCGGAATGTGCTTACAGAAATTCATTCACAACGGAGTCGGTCTGCGCTTATACCTGGGAACCAATGACGGTTACGTCGTGGAGATGTCTTAG
- the PST2 gene encoding flavodoxin-like fold family protein (CAGL0K11858g~Putative flavodoxin), with the protein MPKVAIIIYTLYGHTATIAEAEKKGVEAAGGQADIFQVQETLSPEVVKALGGAPKPDYPIATQDTLTEYDAFLFGIPTRFGNFPAQWKAFWDRTGGLWAKGALHGKVAGAFVSTGTGGGNEATIINSLSTLAHHGIIFVPLGYKNAFPELTNLEEVHGGSPWGAGTIAGADGSRSPSALELKIHEIQGKTFFETVKKF; encoded by the coding sequence ATGCCAAAGGTCGCTATTATTATCTACACTCTATACGGTCACACCGCCACTATCGCTGAAGCTGAGAAGAAGGGTGTTGAAGCTGCTGGTGGTCAAGCCGACATCTTCCAAGTCCAAGAAACTTTGTCCCCAGAAGTTGTCAAGGCTCTAGGTGGTGCTCCAAAGCCAGACTACCCAATTGCTACCCAAGACACTTTGACTGAATACGATGCTTTCTTGTTCGGTATCCCAACCAGATTCGGTAACTTCCCAGCTCAATGGAAGGCTTTCTGGGACAGAACCGGTGGTCTATGGGCTAAGGGTGCTCTACACGGTAAGGTCGCTGGTGCTTTCGTCTCCACCGGTACCGGTGGTGGTAACGAAGCTACCATCATCAACTCCTTGTCCACCTTGGCTCACCACGGTATCATCTTCGTCCCATTGGGTTACAAGAACGCCTTCCCAGAATTGACTAACTTGGAAGAAGTCCACGGTGGTTCCCCATGGGGTGCCGGTACCATCGCCGGTGCTGACGGTTCCAGATCTCCATCCGCTTTGGAATTGAAGATCCACGAAATCCAAGGTAAGACCTTCTTCGAAACCGTCAAGAAGTTCTAA